One window of Equus quagga isolate Etosha38 chromosome 4, UCLA_HA_Equagga_1.0, whole genome shotgun sequence genomic DNA carries:
- the GHSR gene encoding growth hormone secretagogue receptor type 1, translating into MWNATPSEEPGPNLTLPDLGWDASPDNDSLAEELLPLFPAPLLAGVTATCVALFVVGVAGNLLTMLVVSRFREMRTTTNLYLSSMAFSDLLIFLCMPLDLVRLWQYRPWNFGDLLCKLFQFVSESCTYATVLTITALSVERYFAICFPLRAKVVVTKGRVKLVILVIWAVAFCSAGPIFVLVGVEHENGTDPQDTNECRATEFAVRSGLLTVMVWVSSVFFFLPVFCLTVLYSLISRKLWRRKRGEAAVGASLRDQNHKQTVKMLAVVVFAFILCWLPFHVGRYLFSKSFEPGSLEIAQISQYCNLVSFVLFYLSAAINPILYNIMSKKYRVAVFKLLGFAPFSQRKLSTLKDESSRAWTESSINT; encoded by the exons ATGTGGAACGCGACGCCGAGCGAGGAGCCGGGACCCAACCTCACGCTGCCGGACCTCGGCTGGGACGCTTCCCCCGACAACGACTCGCTGGCGGAGGAGCTGCTGCCGCTCTTCCCCGCGCCTCTCCTGGCGGGTGTCACTGCCACCTGCGTGGCGCTCTTCGTGGTGGGCGTCGCGGGTAACCTGCTCACCATGCTGGTGGTGTCGCGCTTCCGCGAGATGCGTACCACCACCAACCTCTACCTGTCCAGCATGGCCTTCTCCGACCtactcatcttcctctgcatGCCCCTCGACCTCGTCCGCCTCTGGCAGTACCGGCCCTGGAACTTCGGCGACCTGCTCTGCAAACTCTTCCAGTTCGTCAGCGAGAGCTGCACCTACGCCACGGTGCTCACCATCACCGCGCTGAGCGTCGAGCGCTACTTCGCCATCTGTTTCCCGCTGCGGGCCAAAGTGGTGGTCACCAAGGGCCGGGTGAAGCTGGTCATCCTGGTCATCTGGGCCGTGGCCTTCTGCAGCGCCGGGCCCATCTTCGTGCTGGTGGGGGTGGAGCATGAGAACGGCACCGACCCTCAGGACACCAACGAGTGCCGCGCCACCGAGTTCGCCGTGCGCTCCGGACTGCTCACAGTCATGGTGTGGGTGTCCAGCGTCTTCTTCTTCCTGCCTGTCTTCTGCCTCACTGTGCTCTACAGTCTCATCAGCAGGAAGCTGTGGCGGAGGAAGCGCGGCGAGGCGGCGGTGGGCGCCTCGCTCCGGGACCAGAACCACAAGCAAACCGTGAAAATGCTGG CTGTAGTGGTGTTTGCGTTCATCCTCTGCTGGCTGCCCTTCCACGTAGGGcgatatttattttccaaatcctTTGAGCCTGGCTCCCTGGAGATTGCTCAGATCAGCCAATACTGCAACCTCGTGTCCTTTGTTCTCTTCTACCTCAGTGCTGCCATCAATCCGATTCTGTACAACATCATGTCCAAGAAGTACCGGGTGGCAGTGTTCAAACTGCTGGGATTCGCACCCTTCTCCCAGAGGAAGCTCTCCACTCTGAAGGATGAAAGTTCTCGGGCCTGGACAGAATCTAGTATTAATACGTGA